The following proteins are co-located in the Mycosarcoma maydis chromosome 11, whole genome shotgun sequence genome:
- a CDS encoding RNA polymerase III-inhibiting protein MAF1 (related to MAF1 - negative regulator of RNA polymerase III) gives MKYLEYPELELLSRALTFESAECKVFTRMEAYSCKTVSKEKRLFKSLESSYLRSASTSPPDYLEEALASPFGRLDQPSARKTLFLLIATLNVAFPDHDFSEVNPADFRKEMSPAMVLNSLSTTLLSLKTSSNAPRSYSSFPGSFEEPSFALGTTGESPGSAGATASLPPLITHPALSHILDDIMNVSDCEVYTFHPDMDSDPHASAEPEEEGDLAEDDMYEDEEYWDDDNPGMRGREDTPRARTHGLTDDDEEMEDAPMFDEDVYGQGLSGRKAAPHSIATIGPDGKMVLSRAEFDPRGRRASMENSSLTSYDSSFNDEDDDLDGTGAGLLWSTFAFFYNRKMKRILFVSVWSRKNARFGMPTSSWAYTQPPPVLSASLGSPQASFGQVAACGRQRAPSNALKKQIAAVASAAAAAPTLAKRAIARTDSTGSLKRTGRPGHIRTDSGSPAPSQLSPFPHASPRAVRTTDPMDSVVIVDGRRAINSLDAALLSASAPAAANAGIGGASTNTARHTPTSVRSKRSSDTSSSAFDQKRVKKQPA, from the coding sequence ATGAAATACCTCGAGTAtcccgagctcgagctgctctctcGAGCACTCACATTCGAGTCGGCAGAGTGTAAGGTCTTCACCCGCATGGAGGCCTACTCTTGCAAGACCGTCTCCAAGGAGAAGCGCCTCTTTAAGAGTCTCGAGTCTTCCTACCTCCGCtccgcatccacatccCCGCCTGATTATCTCGAGGAGGCTCTCGCATCTCCCTTCGGCCGTCTCGACCAGCCTTCAGCCCGAAAGACGCTCTTCCTGCTCATCGCGACCCTCAATGTCGCTTTCCCCGATCACGATTTTAGCGAAGTGAACCCTGCCGATTTCCGCAAAGAGATGAGCCCCGCCATGGTGCTCAATTCGCTCAGCACTACTCTGCTCAGCCTCAAGACTTCGTCCAATGCTCCGCGATCCTATAGCTCTTTCCCTGGCTCATTCGAAGAGCCCAGCTTTGCCCTCGGCACTACCGGCGAATCGCCAGGCTCAGCCGGAGCAACCGCATCGCTGCCGCCTCTCATCACCCACCCGGCCCTTTCACACATCCTCGACGACATCATGAACGTGTCCGACTGCGAAGTCTACACATTCCACCCCGACATGGACTCGGACCCGCACGCAAGTGCCGAGCCTGAAGAAGAGGGCGATCTCGCCGAAGATGACATGTATGAAGACGAAGAATACTGGGATGACGACAACCCGGGCATGCGTGGTCGTGAAGACACTCCGCGTGCGCGGACGCACGGACTGaccgatgacgacgaagaaaTGGAAGACGCGCCCATGTTTGACGAAGACGTGTACGGTCAAGGTCTGAGTGGGAGAAAGGCAGCACCGCACAGCATTGCAACCATCGGACCCGATGGCAAAATGGTGCTTTCACGAGCAGAATTCGACCCCAGAGGAAGAAGGGCATCTATGGAAAATTCGAGCCTCACTTCGTATGATTCCAGCTTCAacgatgaagacgacgacttGGACGGCACCGGCGCCGGTCTGCTATGGTCGACGTTTGCCTTTTTCTACAACCGCAAGATGAAGCGTATCCTCTTTGTTTCGGTATGGAGCCGCAAGAACGCGCGATTTGGTATGCCCACCTCGTCATGGGCGTACACACAACCGCCTCCCGTTCTTAGCGCTTCGCTGGGATCACCGCAGGCCAGTTTCGGGCAGGTCGCAGCTTGTGGACGTCAACGAGCTCCTTCCAACGCCCTCAAGAAGCAAATCGCTGCGgttgcatctgctgctgccgcagcTCCAACGCTGGCAAAGCGCGCGATTGCAAGGACCGATTCCACCGGCTCGCTCAAGCGCACTGGAAGGCCTGGCCATATCCGCACAGACTCTGGCAGCCCTGCGCCTTCGCAGCTCTCGCCCTTTCCTCACGCTTCGCCGCGCGCAGTGCGCACCACTGACCCCATGGATAGCGTCGTGATCGTCGATGGTCGAAGGGCTatcaactcgctcgacgcGGCTCTTCTGAGCGCAAgtgcgcctgctgcagcaaATGCAGGCATCGGCGGCGCAAGCACTAACACAGCACGTCACACTCCGACATCTGTACGCAGCAAACGCTCATCTGACACCTCGTCCAGCGCGTTCGATCAGAAACGCGTTAAGAAGCAGCCCGCTTGA
- a CDS encoding pseudouridine synthase PUS7 (related to PUS7 - Pseudouridine synthase): MSGESIASQDGNTRLSPVAKRVRLDNGEAGSSVSCGVVESRMTETRAGITAYIHPDVPGFQGIIKQRFTDFMVNEIDLLGNVCRLTSLDPPAGKLLAQSRPLAASSDQLQAAAETAEKEQAQTQLDESAWPVVAEEEEKLKEFFSVESIESLKEMWAKGKQGTNMATGANATVVSAASIVTKPLEDKVQRTQVHKLIRELFHGKLATDSCQVRPRGARAVEEDRVAQANAASNSTISAASTLIAVRWANRSDRRSGDGLSEEAASSPPYIHFLLHKTNRDHQEAMGMLAESLRLGGGGAGRGRGRGRGGFAGRGGGRPPTKDLAVAGTKDKRAVTVQRVSLRRNRKTLEDVYRLVNGINADVSASKVKGKGKGRTVLDAVTSRADRGIRIGHLEYAHEPLKLGQLKGNEFTITLRNVRPSSSSASVDKAFLASVRRSMDVIRDRGFINYFGMQRFGTGAIPTHHIGILVLRNDFKTAIDLLFEPRPPSSPDADDGDSLDLLKAKQLYKEGELDKAYSVIPKNCVAEKHILDKMRSSRWNKGDWMGAFGNIPRTLRLMYVHAYQSYVWNRLVSERVAKFGSLQAVEGDLVFADKRDEDGWQEVGGEDEERPNGTDGEAEDDDDLRNGGGKINPLATWQRPIKVLTTCDVQSDQWSIYDVILPLPGSSIDLPVGWMSDLYTSILTNDSLTHTQLTCSKFPDYQLNGSYRPMLVKPRNLTYSITSYTDPDIPLTHTDEELCLDASLSNSIQDDQDDNSSSSKFTALTLRFQLPSSSYATMLMREALKSDTSSFKHRQMTQKSEDQHFKGSTTHA, translated from the coding sequence ATGTCGGGAGAGAGCATAGCTTCACAGGATGGTAACACACGGCTCAGTCCAGTGGCCAAGAGGGTCAGGCTCGACAACGGCGAGGCAGGCAGTTCCGTATCTTGCGGAGTTGTGGAATCGCGAATGACCGAAACTCGTGCAGGTATCACCGCCTATATCCATCCGGACGTGCCCGGATTCCAAGGCATCATCAAGCAGCGCTTTACCGACTTTATGGTCAACGAGATCGACCTGTTGGGTAATGTCTGTCGGCTTACCTCTCTCGACCCACCTGCTGGAAAGCTGCTCGCACAATCGCGGCCCCTAGCTGCATCAAGCGACCAACTACAAGCGGCAGCAGAAACGGCAGAAAAAGAGCAGGCTCAAACTCAATTAGACGAATCTGCTTGGCCAGTGGTAgcggaagaagaagagaagCTCAAAGAATTTTTTTCAGTAGAATCAATCGAGAGCTTGAAGGAAATGTGGGCAAAGGGAAAGCAAGGTACGAATATGGCTACTGGAGCGAACGCTACCGTCGTTTCTGCAGCGAGCATCGTCACAAAGCCGCTCGAGGATAAAGTACAAAGGACGCAGGTTCACAAGCTCATTCGAGAGCTGTTCCACGGAAAGCTAGCAACGGATTCTTGTCAAGTAAGACCACGCGGAGCGAGAGCAGTAGAGGAGGACCGGGTCGCACAAGCGAATGCCGCCAGTAATAGCACCATCAGTGCTGCTTCGACTCTGATCGCGGTCCGATGGGCTAATAGATCTGACAGAAGGTCTGGCGATGGCCTGTCAGAAGAGGCGGCGAGCTCGCCCCCATACATCCACTTTCTGCTACACAAGACGAATCGCGACCACCAAGAGGCGATGGGAATGCTGGCCGAAAGTTTGAGGcttggcggcggtggtgcgGGGCGTGGTCGCGGGAGAGGTAGGGGCGGATTTGCGgggagaggaggaggcaGACCGCCAACAAAGGATCTCGCAGTGGCAGGCACAAAAGACAAGCGTGCAGTGACAGTCCAGAGGGTTTCTCTGAGACGCAATCGCAAAACGCTCGAAGACGTCTATCGTCTGGTCAATGGGATCAATGCCGACGTGTCCGCATCGAAAGTCAAGGGCAAAGGAAAAGGACGAACGGTTCTCGACGCAGTCACCTCACGCGCGGATCGCGGCATCCGCATCGGACACCTTGAGTACGCTCATGAACCACTCAAGTTGGGCCAGCTTAAGGGCAACGAGTTCACCATCACCTTACGCAACGTTCGGCCATCCtccagctcggcatccGTAGACAAAGCCTTCCTCGCCTCGGTCCGCAGGTCTATGGACGTGATCCGCGATCGCGGTTTCATCAACTACTTTGGCATGCAGCGCTTTGGCACTGGCGCCATCCCCACCCACCATATCGGCATCCTGGTTCTGCGCAACGACTTCAAAACGGCAATTGATCTGCTCTTCGAGCCGCGTCCACCATCCAGCCCAGACGCGGACGACGgcgactcgctcgacctgctcaaAGCCAAACAACTGTACAAAGAAGGCGAGCTGGATAAGGCCTACAGTGTCATTCCAAAGAACTGTGTTGCGGAAAAGCACATTCTGGACAAGATgcgcagctcaagatggAACAAAGGCGATTGGATGGGGGCATTCGGCAACATACCACGGACGCTGAGGCTGATGTACGTGCATGCGTATCAGTCGTATGTGTGGAACCGGCTGGTCTCGGAGAGAGTTGCTAAATTTGGAAGTTTGCAGGCCGTGGAGGGAGATCTGGTGTTCGCGGACAAGCGCGACGAGGACGGGTGGCAAGAAGTGGGTggagaagacgaagagcgTCCCAACGGCACGGATGGGGAAGctgaggatgacgacgatctgCGCAACGGTGGCGGTAAAATCAATCCTCTCGCCACATGGCAGCGTCCGATCAAAGTGCTCACTACTTGCGACGTACAATCAGATCAGTGGTCGATCTACGACGTGATCCTACCCCTCCCCGGATCATCTATCGACCTTCCAGTTGGATGGATGTCGGATCTCTACACCTCGATCCTCACCAATGACTCGCTCACCCACACCCAACTCACATGCTCGAAATTCCCCGACTACCAACTCAACGGCTCCTACCGTCCAATGCTCGTGAAACCGCGCAACCTGACCTACAGCATCACATCCTACACCGACCCCGACATTCCTCTCACCCACACAGACGAAGAACTCTGCCTAGACGCTTCCCTCTCCAACTCCATCCaggacgaccaagacgacaactcatcctcgtcaaaGTTCACAGCTCTCACTCTCAGATTCCAACTCCCCTCATCGTCGTACGCAACCATGCTCATGCGGGAAGCGCTCAAATCAGACACTTCCAGCTTCAAACACCGTCAGATGACGCAAAAGAGCGAAGACCAACACTTCAAAGGCTCGACAACCCACGCTTGA
- the opt2 gene encoding oligopeptide transporter 2 translates to MDPIDLKPKTADSDTSSDKLKQDLTEKDDIQVSNVGYVLKSNRADVEYAGETPLLEEDKVVHNAADIVTQVISLEDDASLNPWTFRMWFLGLGLAIFGATLQEIFYFKPQVIYVSLVFLTVIAYAIGEFMAAVIPKHGFIGRWLNPHPFNLKEHAAITLMASAGTQSALATEALAAQQLFYGGYPSKAAGIFLVLSSQLLGMTVAGLLRNVLVRPVKLLWPGNLPMTSLLESFHGSKGVDAKLIVKKRMKVFWLVAGTLFVWELFPEYIFPVLEGVSVFCLSRQNDLVFTNLFGGASGNEGLGFLSICFDWNYIAGLGSPMWVPLETMFNNLVGYIGCIVLFIGLYYGNIFRAQDFPFLSQELFDGTSNGTNAFIYNQTSIMTPEFLIDQEALKAQGTPWITATYLGYLITSNIGLTACFTHMMLWNYDDIKAGWSWAYPSELKKLFANPHWYKFWRASTEEEEAEWAQKMMADERCDPHYKVMMKNGYKEAPMWWWGASLLVSWAVGLICLYVMKSTLPWWGFILSTLFTFVFMLFFGAQAGITGFGFNLQPICQMLAGYLFPGRPLANLYFTCYTYNTMSMGLMLAKDLKLGQYVHLAPMCTFTVQIVGCLVGAMMNWVMMSEIVENQATILKSVLGTNIWSGQNIQQFNTLAIAWSIAKDMFSIGAKYQWVTIAYLIGFFVPLPMYLGNKIWPHRAWSYFNFSIIAWYMGWLFVGINASITSYFIIGFFAQFYLRKYRPGWFNKYNYIVSAALDGGTQTMVFILTFAVFGGSGKARPFPTWAGNPDAKLHNLDYCAISPIAVE, encoded by the exons ATGGATCCTATCGATCTCAAGCCCAAGACGGCCGACTCGGACACAAGTTCCGATAAGCTCAAGCAAGACTTGACAGAGAAAGATGACATCCAAGTCTCCAACGTAGGCTACGTCCTCAAAAGCAATCGTGCTGATGTCGAGTATGCCGGGGAAACACCTTTGCTAGAGGAGGATAAGGTCGTCCATAATGCTGCGGATATCGTCACTCAAGTAATCTCGCTGGAAGATGACGCTTCGCTCAACCCTTGGACCTTCCGTATGTGGTTCTTGggtctcggtctcgccaTTTTTGGTGCTACTCTGCAGGAGATCTTCTACTTTAAGCCTCAGGTCATCTACGTCTCACTCGTATTCTTAACCGTGATTGCATACGCCATTGGCGAGTTCATGGCTGCCGTCATCCCTAAGCATGGCTTCATCGGTCGCTGGCTCAACCCTCACCCGTTCAACCTGAAAGAACACGCTGCTATCACTCTGATGGCTTCGGCTGGTACTCAGTCCGCCCTTGCCACCGAGGCGCTTGCGGCTCAGCAGCTCTTCTACGGTGGCTACCCCTCGAAAGCAGCTGGTATCTTTTTGGTTCTGTCTTCGCAGCTTCTCGGAATGACCGTGGCTGGTCTGCTCCGAAACGTTCTTGTGCGACCTGTCAAGCTTCTTTGGCCCGGAAATCTGCCCATGACTTCGCTTCTTGAGTCTTTCCACGGCAGTAAGGGAGTCGACGCCAAGCTCATTGTCAAGAAGCGAATGAAGGTCTTCTGGCTGGTCGCTGGCACGCTGTTCGTATGGGAACTGTTTCCCGAGTACATCTTTCCGGTCCTTGAAGGTGTGTCGGTCTTTTGCCTTTCAAGACAGAATGACCTTGTTTTCACTAACCTCTTTGGTGGCGCCTCGGGTAACGAGGGTCTCGGTTTCCTCTCTATCTGCTTCGATTGGAACTACATCGCTGGTCTTGGCTCCCCAATGTGGGTTCCTCTTGAGACCATGTTCAACAATCTCGTTGGTTACATTGGTTGCATTGTTCTGTTCATCGGTCTTTACTACGGCAACATCTTCAGGGCACAAGACTTCCCCTTCCTCTCGCAAGAGCTCTTCGACGGCACTTCAAATGGCACCAATGCCTTCATTTACAACCAGACGTCCATCATGACGCCAGAATTTCTTATCGATCAAGAAGCTTTGAAGGCTCAGGGGACGCCTTGGATTACTGCCACCTACCTCGGCTATCTCATCACTTCCAACATCGGCCTCACTGCTTGCTTTACACATATGATGCTTTGGAACTATGATGACATCAAGGCTGGTTGGTCCTGGGCGTACCCGTCggagctcaagaagctcttTGCTAACCCTCACTGGTACAAATTCTGGCGTGCCAGcaccgaggaggaggaggctgAATGGGCTCAAAAGATGATGGCCGATGAGCGTTGCGATCCGCACTACAAGGTTATGATGAAGAACGGCTACAAGGAGGCACCAATGTGGTGGTGGGGCGCTTCCCTTTTAGTCTCGTGGGCCGTTGGTCTTATCTGCCTGTACGTTATGAAGTCAACGCTCCCCTGGTGGGGTTTCATATTGAGCACCCTGTTCACTTTCGTGTTCATGCTCTTCTTCGGTGCTCAAGCGGGTATCACTG GTTTTGGCTTCAATCTTCAACCTATCTGCCAGATGCTTGCGGGCTACCTCTTCCCCGGTCGTCCTCTGGCCAACCTCTACTTCACGTGTTACACGTACAACACCATGTCCATGGGTCTCATGCTCGCCAAGGACCTTAAACTTGGACAGTATGTGCACCTTGCTCCTATGTGCACATTCACGGTACAGATCGTTGGCTGCCTAGTCGGTGCAATGATGAACTGGGTCATGATGTCCGAGATTGTGGAAAACCAAGCGACGATCCTCAAGTCGGTTCTCGGTACCAACATCTGGTCAGGACAGAACATCCAGCAATTCAATacgctcgccatcgcctGGTCGATCGCCAAGGACATGTTTTCGATTGGCGCCAAGTACCAGTGGGTCACTATTGCCTACCTGATTGGCTTCTTCGTACCCCTTCCCATGTATCTGGGCAACAAGATCTGGCCTCACCGCGCATGGAGCTACTTCAACTTTTCCATCATCGCTTGGTACATGGGTTGGCTTTTTGTCGGCATCAATGCGTCTATCACCTCTTACTTTATCATTGGCTTTTTCGCTCAGTTCTACCTCCGAAAGTACCGTCCTGGTTGGTTCAACAAGTACAACTACATCGTCTCAGCCGCCCTCGACGGTGGTACTCAGACCATGGTCTTTATTCTCACTTTTGCCGTCTTcggtggcagtggcaagGCTCGTCCCTTCCCTACATGGGCCGGAAACCCGGATGCCAAGCTTCACAACCTGGATTACTGTGCCATTTCTCCCATTGCTGTGGAGTGA
- a CDS encoding uncharacterized protein (related to BST1 - negative regulator of COPII vesicle formation) yields MTTTSRSGRQLWLPWLILVVSLTLITYSVDSFIRLPQQLGVSQQCRMSRMWPAYIDHTSNLEPFSPSGLWRKYRLYLYRERHFEPMDLPTGSPALFVPGNSGSYGQVRSVASSASRQFYKENGSGARRDEWKDAPPGVAHTDWYTIDFNEDFSAFSGTTLIEQATFINEVVSYLSDRYASAATHSYAAGERNTTVPILAHSMGGIAARLTAHLPNYPVGNIDTIVTLSTPHAFPPVPFDSSVEYVYSLINTPLDASRVTSRSARNVPPLLVSIAGGLLDTQLPSDPSSLSLARIGEAIAPSRISTYTGSLPSLWSSVDHVAVMWCDQLREKIARGFLLDMMAFGRVSDERNAGGVSGRSSVLRRRRELWRRALSLFDVSDAGNGEIGPLELTPSPDWLLEEDRETFVVENESPSFQRPTSGPDSALSVDQQNTVFRIPARMGDSDDGLHAFELITNLCVGWNPSSGMGAPLPQPVELVVQLCTSNPDSSDPVSGQRTSCRLVMPWQWELIPPSFLPRTDILMQESSQHIDTHLPENRPFPSADEIYHVPGYAFQRLRLDADLLQRQRIDWIRVERKTDSGVFVHQRGLKSFVRGGWMRQAAGRLKKHGSSLLLTQDQDSDIQHHYQDAGFATTSAIPIASEWLLKGFSSSLLARRIELVPSQCLVENLALYTLQSNDESLHSTDASFSPFMRVSDRATGDSRWYPQLASPELVRRIRARTYKGEPITFPLSLHGNAPFMPPARDSLNEIRVQLWTDQALLRPVPGKSLPCRSSVDSIRLSVDWKASAGLVLLRYRFLLAAWPLGLLSVCIGLSWLTWTQKPELPFPSPLTSITQPVFRTPFIGNRVDPLLGLLACTAIALILLDGMRLWLYRCMSSAEARGPTSSLIGMVLGLHNHASSAGLIPCFLLVSYATLLVIVAIIQWSFSLIAAIVTRFGLAHKLDWVGAATASSDPLKWNRRSMAGLAILLLSVVLLVPHQFVFLIMFLLQLLNTLRALLELQSNRGPPQSQESRFHQHLSILMMLVLLLPQKASFLVTWVRNLASVGIKTPNTMAAWMDHNLLDVAPIVVLVWLMAGGRMLEPARSKMEAKAIVFGFSIVGWYALVWGIRYTYRTYDAFNALCLVLAVCHWRSRRAGSRSHYSQGHAACNVAKHSDETSGMLHAHGKDEGVNLGDAPAEEFELRSGLASARLPIHHLALPSSVDPQSGGASIAEGNASTCAVVESSAQTNLGGDKLDELIADYLDVLDRYQRARNATSALFSSGYLKLTRAKIELGASRLSSNSYDSRLLAEVRATISNESSSQSSCGGLPAQASEISHISVARVQPDYSHLENDDYVLIQDMDESKVEKADSTIAGLRRRAAVGVTLSETDVVEGSGPHKHSPRGSLNDSVLRPVRVSAADAEGRGDAIKMSAVQPEKGHSKNSKYDVISTNQGDDQLGRMEQTKKVAAKPDALLQFGGLPSTALRGAQVDLRKALNQLLGAESHVHDDGVLQLALRLEVLTSAISTLKATAANQSECEKR; encoded by the coding sequence ATGACCACGACGTCACGGTCCGGTCGCCAACTATGGCTGCCTTGGCTCATCCTCGTAGTGTCGCTGACTCTGATCACATACTCGGTAGATTCGTTTATACGTCTTCCGCAGCAGCTAGGTGTATCGCAACAATGCCGCATGTCTAGGATGTGGCCAGCCTACATCGACCATACCTCCAATCTCGAGCCATTCTCACCTTCCGGCCTATGGCGCAAGTATCGCCTCTACCTTTATCGCGAACGTCACTTTGAACCCATGGATCTTCCTACCGGAAGCCCTGCGCTCTTTGTTCCTGGCAACTCCGGATCGTACGGTCAAGTTCGCAGCGTGGCTTCGAGTGCTTCTCGCCAATTCTACAAGGAAAATGGCTCGGGCGCACGTAGAGATGAGTGGAAAGACGCCCCTCCAGGTGTCGCACATACCGACTGGTACACCATCGACTTCAACGAAGACTTTTCTGCCTTCAGCGGCACCACCTTGATCGAGCAGGCCACATTCATCAACGAGGTCGTCTCGTACCTTTCCGATCGAtacgcttctgctgctaCACACAGCTATGCTGCCGGAGAGCGCAATACCACTGTGCCAATCTTGGCACACAGCATGGGCGGCATCGCGGCTCGCCTTACCGCACACCTACCCAACTACCCTGTTGGCAATATTGATACCATTGTCACTCTCAGCACACCTCATGCTTTTCCACCTGTACCTTttgacagcagcgtcgagtACGTCTATTCGCTCATCAATACGCCTCTCGATGCTTCCCGTGTAACAAGTAGGTCAGCTCGTAATGTGCCACCATTGCTAGTCTCTATCGCAGGCGGGCTGCTCGACACTCAGCTTCCATCTGATCCTTCATCACTTTCCCTTGCCCGCATCGGCGAAGCAATTGCCCCTTCGCGCATCTCGACTTATACCGGCTCCTTGCCTTCGCTCTGGTCCTCGGTCGATCACGTTGCCGTCATGTGGTGCGATCAGCTACGCGAAAAGATAGCAAGAGGCTTTCTACTTGACATGATGGCGTTTGGGCGTGTCTCGGACGAACGCAATGCCGGAGGCGTCAGCGGCAGATCAAGTGTACTGCGTCGACGTCGCGAGCTTTGGAGACGTGCACTCAGTCTTTTCGACGTCTCAGATGCGGGAAATGGCGAAATAGGACCTCTCGAGCTAACTCCCTCGCCAGATTGgctgctcgaagaggaTCGTGAGACGTTTGTCGTCGAAAACGAGTCCCCCTCTTTCCAACGGCCAACCAGCGGGCCCGACTCGGCTCTTTCCGTAGACCAACAAAATACCGTCTTTCGCATTCCAGCTAGGATGGGCGATAGCGACGATGGCTTGCACGCTTTTGAGCTCATCACCAATCTCTGCGTTGGGTGGAACCCTTCGTCAGGTATGGGCGCCCCCCTTCCACAGCccgtcgagctggttgTTCAGCTGTGCACCAGCAACCCGGACTCATCTGACCCTGTCAGCGGTCAAAGAACCTCGTGCCGGCTCGTCATGCCCTGGCAATGGGAGCTGATCCCACCAAGCTTTTTGCCTCGAACAGATATCTTGATGCAAGAATCCTCACAACACATCGATACACACCTTCCCGAAAACCGCCCATTCCCCAGTGCAGACGAGATCTACCACGTCCCTGGTTACGCATTTCAGCGCCTGCGTCTGGACGCCGACCTCCTCCAACGGCAGCGAATCGATTGGATTCGTGTAGAACGCAAGACTGACTCGGGTGTCTTCGTCCACCAACGCGGTCTCAAGAGCTTTGTTCGTGGAGGATGGATGCGTCAAGCTGCCGGTCGCCTGAAGAAGCATGGCAGCTCTTTGCTCCTTACTCAAGACCAAGACTCAGATATACAACATCACTACCAAGATGCCGGCTTTGCCACCACTAGCGCCATTCCTATCGCCTCTGAATGGCTACTCAAAGGGTTCAGCTCCTCTTTACTTGCCAGGCGAATTGAGCTAGTGCCGAGTCAATGTCTGGTCGAAAATCTAGCCCTCTACACGCTGCAGAGCAACGACGAGAGCCTTCATTCGACAGACGCTTCCTTTTCGCCCTTCATGCGCGTCTCAGATCGTGCCACAGGTGATTCACGCTGGTATCCGCAGCTCGCCTCGCCCGAGCTCGTTCGCAGGATTCGTGCTCGGACATACAAGGGAGAACCCATCACCTTTCCCCTCTCGCTTCACGGTAACGCACCATTCATGCCACCGGCAAGAGATAGCCTTAACGAAATTAGGGTACAGCTCTGGACTGATCAGGCGCTTCTGCGTCCAGTCCCTGGCAAGTCCCTGCCGTGTAGGTCGTCCGTCGACTCGATCCGCTTGTCTGTCGATTGGAAAGCTTCTGCCGGCCTGGTTTTGCTTCGCTATCGTTTCTTGCTTGCAGCATGGCCTCTCGGCCTACTGTCAGTCTGCATCGGTCTGTCGTGGCTCACCTGGACTCAGAAACCCGAGCTCCCTTTCCCGTCTCCTTTGACCTCGATTACGCAGCCAGTATTCCGCACGCCCTTCATCGGCAACAGAGTGGATCCGCTACTGGGACTGTTGGCCTGTACTGCGATTGCGCTGATCCTCCTTGATGGAATGCGCCTATGGCTGTATAGATGTATGTCGAGCGCAGAGGCTCGCGGTCCAACTTCGTCTTTGATTGGCATGGTCTTGGGGCTTCACAATCATGCGTCCTCGGCAGGTCTGATTCCCTGCTTCCTTCTGGTCTCGTATGCGActttgctcgtcatcgtcgcaATCATACAATGGTCCTTCTCACTGATCGCCGCCATTGTGACGAGATTTGGGCTAGCTcacaagctcgactggGTGGGagcggcaacagcaagctCCGACCCACTGAAGTGGAATCGGCGGTCCATGGCGGGTCTGGCgatactgctgctgtcggttgtgctgctcgtgccCCACCAATTCGTCTTTCTCATCATGTTCCTACTGCAACTCCTCAACACGCTTCGCGCtcttctcgagcttcaaTCAAACCGGGGTCCTCCACAGTCTCAAGAGTCACGTTTCCATCAACATCTCAGCATCCTCATGATGCTTGTCCTTTTGCTGCCTCAGAAGGCTAGCTTCCTAGTGACATGGGTCCGCAACTTGGCGTCTGTGGGTATCAAAACTCCCAATACTATGGCTGCGTGGATGGATCATAACTTGTTGGATGTCGCGCCTATCGTCGTGCTAGTCTGGTTGATGGCTGGAGGACGGATGCTCGAGCCAGCTCGTTCCAAAATGGAAGCCAAGGCGATTGTTTTTGGCTTTAGCATCGTGGGATGGTATGCACTGGTGTGGGGTATCAGATACACCTACCGCACTTATGATGCTTTCAATGCTCTTTGCCTTGTACTTGCAGTCTGCCACtggcgatcgagacgagctggtaGTCGCAGCCACTACAGTCAAGGTCACGCCGCCTGCAATGTGGCTAAACATTCAGACGAAACGTCGGGTATGCTCCACGCCCACGGTAAGGATGAAGGGGTAAATTTGGGAGATGCGCCCGCTGAAGAGTTTGAGCTTCGGTCCGGTCTCGCTTCAGCACGGCTACCGATCCATCACCTCGCTTTGCCCTCCTCCGTTGACCCTCAGTCCGGTGGCGCTTCGATTGCCGAAGGAAACGCTTCGACTTGTGCCGTCGTAGAATCTTCGGCTCAAACCAATCTGGGAGGCGATaagctggacgagctgaTTGCCGACTACCTCGATGTTCTCGACCGATACCAGCGAGCACGAAATGCTACCTCGGCCCTCTTCAGCAGCGGCTATCTGAAGCTCACTCGTGCCAAGATAGAGCTCGGCGCATCTCGATTGAGCAGCAACTCATATGACTCGCGTCTGCTCGCCGAAGTCCGGGCGACTATTTCCAACGAATCCTCATCGCAATCGAGCTGTGGAGGATTACCGGCGCAGGCATCGGAAATCAGTCATATTTCCGTCGCAAGGGTGCAACCGGATTACTCTCATCTGGAGAATGATGACTACGTTTTGATCCAAGACATGGACGAGAGCAAGGTGGAAAAAGCGGACAGTACAATCGCCGGATTGCGAAGGAGAGCTGCGGTTGGGGTCACTTTAAGCGAGACAGATGTAGTGGAAGGGAGTGGACCGCATAAGCATTCGCCAAGAGGCTCGCTTAACGATTCTGTATTACGGCCCGTCCGGGTCAGTGCGGCTGATGCAGAAGGCAGGGGTGATGCCATAAAGATGTCAGCGGTTCAGCCGGAAAAAGGCCATTCCAAAAACAGCAAATACGATGTCATATCCACAAACCAAGGCGATGATCAACTTGGTCGGATGGAACAAACCAAAAAAGTGGCGGCCAAGCCAGACGCTTTGCTTCAATTTGGCGGTCTCCCGTCGACTGCGCTCAGAGGCGCACAGGTCGATCTTAGAAAGGCCTTGAACCAGCTTCTCGGAGCGGAGAGCCACGTCCACGACGATGGAGTACTGCAGTTGGCATTGCGCCTGGAGGTGTTGACATCGGCCATATCCACTCTGAAAGCTACAGCGGCCAACCAATCGGAATGCGAAAAACGGTAA